TCTCAAAAAATATCATCACTCAAAAGAGATTTTGAAGTtggaaataatattaataattccaATCGACAAACTAAACAACAAagatatcaataataaattttaaaaataaaaaaaaaaaaaaaaaaaaaaaaaaaaaaaaaaaaaaaaaaaaatcaaaataataattaactcacaaatgattaaaatctaaaaaaaaaaaaaaaaaaaaccatataTTTATTAGGGGGTGGttgtgaaattaattttttgtattttattttcaattttttaattattagaAACTAATAGACTCTTTGAAACAGTTGAACCAGCAACCAAAGAAAAGCTACTtcctaaatttttaaaattaacaccATTAGTTTGAAGGGCAAGTAACCATGATCCTCTAAAATCAAAGCCTAAACCAAATTTTGACAAATAGGTTTTTAAATCTCCACCCATGGAAAGTGATGAATCGTCATTTGAGACCATAGCAACTACCCAACCTGGtgaaaatgattcaatttcttttaacCAACTGAGTAAGTTGGTTGATGGAGTTTCAGGTTCTTTGACCCAATGGTGAGTATCTTCAgctaaaatttttaatgttttaacGTCATTTGGATTAAATGCAATTGCAGTAACTCCTCTTGATTTGGCCAATATTTGTTGTGtaccaattgaaataaaagaaGTTTCATATGTACTCTGAAACttaattttgtttaattaatataaatgaaaaaaaagtattattattaaaaaacgAATACTTACACCAACTGATTGTAACGTAATTGGTATTTGCTCTCCGCAATAAACCAATgatttagaatttaaaaaaataataaaaactaaagaaataattaagTTTGTCTtcattttgtaaatatattaataatcaatctaaatatattaatatataattgtttgaaatactttttaatttgaaaattataattttttttttttttttttatttgtttttaaaattattaatttttgaattattttttggttattttttttttttttttttttttttaatattgatcaGTTTATAATCACAAATTCTAACAACCAACaccaataaaatttaaataatcaatattgtattaaattttaattgttttttttttaaaaatgtgtTAAATAAAGTATACACATAAAAAACACACCAccaaaactatttttattattttttttcccaaaaacCCAAGTGATTCTTTCTTCAAAAAAACAGTTTTACTTTTTTCAGAAGCTCCTGATTCTGgatctatatttttttattttttttcctaaaaaCCCAAGTGGTCCATTCTTCAAAAAAAACAGTTTTACCTTTTTCAGAAGCTCCTGATTTTCGATCTATATTTTTTCATATTGATttgtaaaaattcaattaaattattgggGTATCACCATAATGATAATACTTTccaatttttgttttgtacTTGTCATGAAAatgtattttaataatataattaattttttttttttttttttttttttttttttttttttttttttaatcattcaaatatttaaataattttttaatcaaattcattccattacatttaaaaaaattgatttatttaaattacaaaaaaaaaaaataaatggaaattaataaaaattattttttattgttattaatactattaaacATTTCTAATTTTGTTTTAGGTGGTTCAATTAATCTTTCTTTAAGATCACAAGGAGTAAATTTTGgagataaaatattataatttatttaaaaaattaaattttactCAATactaattaatataaatatttttttttttatcctttttttttcaaaaaataaaaaatagcaTAGCTCAATAAGAACTTCttggattattattggtGAGAGAACATATTTATTGAATGGTCGTGGAATAAATGCATTTGCATTTGATCCATCAAATCCAAGTGTtgtaaaaatgttaaaatccGATACATATATGGAAGAGCCACCTTTTGTTAAAGACGTTTCAGTTGGTTTTACCAGCTTCGTCGGAGAGATTAAACCACGTAAAAACTGGGTAATTGCAATTGTTTCTTTAGATGATTCATATCTAAATATGAGTGAAGATGTTCGTCAATGGTTTAGAGGATATGGTATCTCTTTATCATATAGAGGTTCTTATGCATTAGTTTTACAATCAAATGGCTTGGCTCTTAATAAAATTGCAGGAAGTTCCTCAACTATTGAAGGATCAAGTTCTGTTTTAGAGTCTGTTATTgtttcatattaaaaattaaaataaataaaatgttttctttttaaaaatttaatacgAATTTGGATacttttttactttattggttttaatgGCTAATGAAACATAAATTTCCATGTTGCAactgttttttaaataatttgttggtttgatttaattgaaaataataaaaaaaaaccaagcAATTGGAGtggtaataacaataaatttacaaagcccatgattttttttttttttttttttttaattggggaataaaaaaaaaaaaaaaaaaaccaaacaaCCAGTTCCAAATAAAGTTTTACaaaaatgtttattttatttaaaattatttaatttttatttaatttaatttcaaattataataattgaaccttaggggttaaaaaaaaaaaaaaaaaaaaaaaaaaaaaaaaaaaaaaaaaaaaaaaaaaaaaaataaaaattacaaaaaaaaaaaaaaaaataataaaaataataataattaaaaaaaaaaaaaatttgtaaagaTCTTTACACACacctaaattatttatttaatagtccttttcatttttttatcatttttttttatcaatattttatttattttatttattttatttttttatttattttttatttttttttttttaatttttattttattttttttttttttttttgttccacttaaaaaattcaaaaataaacttatcttttttttttttttttttcttaatattttaaaatttcttttttcatccttttttaaaacctgtatataataataacaataataatattttaaaaacatagaataattttcttttttttgtataacttttttttttttttttttttttttttgtataattttttttttttttttttttttttttaagcatATTTATTTGTACATAGAAAAACAACACATCAGTATTTTGCGCGCgccaataaaataaaaattaaaaaattaaaaaattaaaaaatttataggAATAAATAGTTCATATtcaataacaaataataaaataacattcaacaatagtaatactaGTATCATaccaataaaaatataataataacaataataatagcaaatATTACAATATGGAATCACCTGTTGTAGAGGGTAATAGTGGCGAAGTTGCAACACCAACACTTCCACAACCACCAACACCAGTTAGTAGCAATATTAGGGTTGTATGTAGAGTAAGACCATTAACTGAATTGGAGAAAGGAAGAAACGAACATTCTATTGTACATTTTTTCGATTCAAAGTCTATCTCAATTAGAGCCAATGGTCCTCAATTTACATTCGATCGTATCTTTGGTTACCAAGAGACACAATCTCAAATATTTGAAGATGTTGCAGAACCTATAGTAAATGATTTCTTGGATGGTTATCATGGTACAATTATTGCATATGGTCAAACTGCATCAggttagttttttttttttttttatttatttatttattatatatttactaataattaatttataattacagGTAAAACATTTACAATGGTTGGTGATCCAGATTCACATGGTATCATTCCTAGAGTTATCGAGAGTATTTTTGTGGGTATTTCAAAGATGAGAGAAAAAGATACTTCATTATCACTTGCATTTTGTTTGAAAATATCTGCATTGGAATTGTATAATGAGAAACTTTATGATCTTTATGATGCTTCAAAAAGTAATCTTAACATTAGAGAGCACAAACAAAATGGCATCTATGTTGAAGGTATAAGTGAAATAGTTATCACAAGTATTGAAGAAgcatataattttttaaatatttcaaataataatagagcAATTGCTTCAACAAgtatgtatttatttatattattatttatttgggtTTATTTTAGGaaactaatttatttatttatttatttttttttttttttttttttttttttttttttttttttatttaaaaaagaaatgagtGCTGCAAGTTCAAGAAGTCATTCAGtattaatgattgaattatCACAACAAAATTTATCAATGGAAAGttcaaaaatttcaaaattatttttggtaGATTTAGCAGGTAGTGAGAGAGCACATAAAACTGGTGCAGAAGGTGATCGTATGCAAGAAGCAaagaatattaatttatcattatcagcATTGGGTAAAGTTATTAATGCATTGACATGTGGTGCAAACTATGTTCCATATCGTGATAGTAAACTCACTAGAGTTTTACAAGATTCATTAGGTGGTAACTCAAAGACATCACTAATCATCAATTGTTCACCAAGTAATAACAATGAACATGAAACCATTACAACACTTCAATTTGGTACACGTGCaaaaaccattaaaaatcaaccaaagattaacaaaaaaatcaCATATCATGAATTAGAGTtattcatcattaaattaGCTAAAGATTTAGAGAAAAGTCGTAAAGAGTGTGAAGAGATTACAAGAAGTAAAAATTTAGAgattaataatcttttaattcaattggaaaataatcaaaaaatggTTGTAGAAAGTAATCAAAAGTTAGAGTTATTAAATAGTCAAATTTCAAGTAATcattcatttgataatacttttaaagaaattgaaaatacttgtgaaaatagtaaaatcatttttgatgatttaaatgatcatattaataataataataatgttgatgaaaataataataccaataataatgataataataataatgataataataacaataatcaatatcaagaagaatcaaatcaatatcaacaagaaaataatcaaaaagatggtgatcaaaataattctagctttgattcaattaaagttGAAGATTTAAGAGATTTAGATGATGAACCTGATATTGAggatataattttaaatagtacTTTAGGCAATAtttctgatgatgatgatgatgacgatgatcaTCATAGCAACAATAACAATgtagatgataataataatggtgaaatCAATAACGATAGTGATGGTTATTTAAATCGttcattaaaagatattaaaattccCGAGATTTCTGATTTAAATGATCacaacattaataataataacaacaacaacaacaacataaacaatgataacaatagtaatagtggtggtTTGAGAGTATCAACTTCTTATATTACttcatcaccaaatttaTCACCATCAAAGAGTATGGATGTCAATAATTCTCCTCCTCTCTTTAGctattttaaaactaaagaTTTTCCACCATCAtctgatgaaaatgataagttttttaatgatttaatagcCAAAGGAGaaaatgaacaacaacaacaacaacaacaacataatgatgatgatgaagatattAAATCAACCACCT
This region of Dictyostelium discoideum AX4 chromosome 3 chromosome, whole genome shotgun sequence genomic DNA includes:
- the kif7 gene encoding kinesin family member 7, with translation MESPVVEGNSGEVATPTLPQPPTPVSSNIRVVCRVRPLTELEKGRNEHSIVHFFDSKSISIRANGPQFTFDRIFGYQETQSQIFEDVAEPIVNDFLDGYHGTIIAYGQTASGKTFTMVGDPDSHGIIPRVIESIFVGISKMREKDTSLSLAFCLKISALELYNEKLYDLYDASKSNLNIREHKQNGIYVEGISEIVITSIEEAYNFLNISNNNRAIASTKMSAASSRSHSVLMIELSQQNLSMESSKISKLFLVDLAGSERAHKTGAEGDRMQEAKNINLSLSALGKVINALTCGANYVPYRDSKLTRVLQDSLGGNSKTSLIINCSPSNNNEHETITTLQFGTRAKTIKNQPKINKKITYHELELFIIKLAKDLEKSRKECEEITRSKNLEINNLLIQLENNQKMVVESNQKLELLNSQISSNHSFDNTFKEIENTCENSKIIFDDLNDHINNNNNVDENNNTNNNDNNNNDNNNNNQYQEESNQYQQENNQKDGDQNNSSFDSIKVEDLRDLDDEPDIEDIILNSTLGNISDDDDDDDDHHSNNNNVDDNNNGEINNDSDGYLNRSLKDIKIPEISDLNDHNINNNNNNNNNINNDNNSNSGGLRVSTSYITSSPNLSPSKSMDVNNSPPLFSYFKTKDFPPSSDENDKFFNDLIAKGENEQQQQQQQHNDDDEDIKSTTSNATTTTITTIDMNASHPSGIDDPIEFTIIKSDKTITSTIERETIQPSSLSNSTSLLDIETVESSTLPAPPPVTTTTTLTTVTTTKLTKTTNIPSNTNDINSIDDFGFSKIEEEGSSSNRKPNDTAILSFGDDDDEENEDNENEDVIVDSDEDTHSGKNNLLNTFKNDHHRGDFGATPTKSIFNKNGNITIKEFETPQQQQQQQQQQQQQQQQQQQQQQPLILQTTSTNPTIISIKSNKEPSPSSSTTTSIKKKNFNKRRSWIIFTIILTITLVSSSLLCLYLPEYKERLVQRRGYLNKLGIYSDYPTNEKISLAQHNQISLAKELYGGNSKQYYDEMSSFNTAYNHLIEMNHLETAVSKIFGSAIDLRFSGDDVINSIECKRAIHKLKTNNYVNGDLDQQQQQHNYITKIDQLSEQSKEQNQLIENFKLDLKNKTSEIEKLEKEIKQKDNKIKEKEEKIELIESRVLNEEKGGEKVLEDQIISLRNDKNTLSTQILNLEGDKKSLGVLVIKLNSDKTEIQNEVKELKRKVQELEDAPIALIPNPFVKWVKSFYVEKKSWFVENIYKIWNWFK